Within the Calditrichota bacterium genome, the region GCTAACCTGGTCTGGCAATTGAGAATTTGCCAAAGTTTTCTTTTCAGCCGATTTGAGAGCCTGGTTATTTTGCAGCGCTTCTTCTATAAAACTTTTTAAGCGTAAATCCTGGGCAATGATTGATCCGGCAAAAACAAAAATAATTAATAATAATTTCATGGAAATACTCTCCACATTTCTTCTTTTTAATTCAATGGACTCTTCACTTCACATGCATTCCATTCAGAATAACAGATTAGCAATTGTCATACTGAGCTCAAGCGAAATATCTCATTGATTTGATACAAGAGTTTACTAATCTAAAACGATAATGATAAAGATTATGATTACGGGTAAAACTCATTAAAAAGGGCGTATTTATCCCAGGGAATGAATCAAATAAGGAAGGTATTTATTTTTTTGTAGATTTTATTGCTTAGTGTAGAATATTGCGAAGCTTTTGATAAACTAAAATTTTTTGATGAACCCGTTGATTCCAACGTACTAAGTGTAACAAACTCAATATTTGCAATAAGCTTTGTAGTTGTTTTTGTAGCCGGGACAGCAGGTATGTTCTCTTTTTCTGTCTTATCCTGATCTGTCATTTCCGGGCATTGACAGCTTTCTTTCTCCATTTCATCCATTTCGCAGCAGGTCATTTCCCGGGGCATCTCGCAGGTGGTTTCTTCAACACAACTATCTTCTGCACATTGGTTTTGGCCGGCAAATGGGAAAAAGCTAATTCCAAAAGAAAATAGCATCAATGTAGATATAGAATTTTTTAATAATCTCTTCATAAAAATGTTTGTTAGTTGTCAACAAAGTTAAGCAGACTAAATCAGGATTCCAAATCAAACTATAAAGTTCTTCGAGTTGTTCCATTTGTATTTCGATAAAAATGAAAAGTACATTAATCACCAAAAGAAAATATAACAAAAGTAATTATAAATTATTTTCAGAGTGATGTAAGAATGCTAACAAATTCAGCTCACTGTTCAGAATAAGGTGTTTTAGACTATCACTAATATTTTTTGATCAGTCTGTCCGTTAATGAGGCAACCGGCGGCTTAAATGACTCCTGAAAAAATTCAAATGAAAGTGATTTTGTTACCATTTCTTTTATGTGTGATCCTTCAATTGGTACTTTATATGTAACATAACAATCCAGTGCATTATGGGCCGCTTTAACATTTTCAGTAGAAAGTTCTACTACACAATCTGTTTCTTCACCTTTTATCGTCTTAAAATCGAATTTTTCATTTTTTTTATTATCATCTTCTGTAAGGCCAAAAAAAGCTAATCTTCTCAGATTGTTGTTCTTATCTTTAAGTTCCATAAAAACTCTTTTTACAGCCGCATGAGTAATAAGATGATCAGGATAGCCACTAATACCATGAACCGGATAGGTAATTAAAATATCAGGATTTATTTTTAATACATGATCGTGAATAATTTTTTCAATATCACGTGGATCCATTTCTTTCAAGCCGCTGTCAGTCAAATCATGTACTTTCATACTGGTGAGGTTTAAGCTTTCTTTAACATTCAACATTTCTCTATACCTCACTTCCCCCATTTCTTTAATGGAAAGATTAAAACGATGTCTTTGTTTCGTTGCCCCACCTTTGGTTAAGGTTAATAGGTGAACCTCATTTCCCTCCTCAATACTTTTATCGATAGCTCCGGCAGGTCCATAGCTTTCATCATCAGGATGAGGGAAAACATAAAGAATACGGAATATTTTGTTTTTATCTTTATGAAGAATTGTCTGCTTTTTAAATTCTGGTTGTAAACAAGCTGTTACGGTAGCAAGAAATAAAATGATCGATAAAATTAAACCACGGTAATTCACATCTCCTCCATTGTAAAAATGAATATTTCGTTTAGTTATGCACCTACATCAATGTAAATTAGGTTTTCAGGAAAATGCCCAACCGAAAACCTAATTCTTTTATAATTGATTTTATACTTCATTCTGGCTTGTGTTTGGCCTTTGCTTCAGCTTTGGCAGTCCAGGGAGGCGTAACACCCACACTGCGCGCATAAGCAATTGATTGACCAAGATGCTCGTGCAAATGATTCAATGAAGAGACCATAAAAATTCTTAAGGACATGTCCATTCCATAAACATTAACCATTTTTTCCAGATCTTTTTCGGTAATCATTTTACCGGTCGTCATCAAATCTTTAAAAGACCTTGCCAGGGTATTATTAATTTTAGTTTTATCTGTTGTCTGTTTGTCCCATTTTTCCATTGGTAATCCTATTTCAATATCTTCCGGTACTTCATAACCGCTAACCTTAGCAAAGTAATAATTAGCCAAAGCGATATGCCGGTAAACTTCGCTTATGGAACGAACCCCTTTAAAAGGACGCCAGGTATATTTTTCCTGAGGAACAGCCTGCTGTAAATCCAAAACTTTGCCTTGAATATACTGTACCTGTCCCAGGAATTCTAAACAAAACCCGTTCTTCTCCATTTTTGTTTTTTTTGTATCCGATTCCTGTGCAATTGAAATAGAAAAAAGAAAAATAATAAAGGTTGAAACTGTAATCATAAAACGATTATACATGAGAATTCCTCCATCTAAATTAATAATATTTGTTAATAATTGGATTTACGAGACAACTTTTTCTAATTGCTTTGTACGAAAAGAAGGAAGCAACGCCGGAACCTTTTCTTTGTATTTTATATAACTCTCACCGTGATTAGCAATCAGGTCACGCTCTTCCATTTTTACACCAATAACAATATAGATAGTCATTGTTAAGGCAAAAACAAGGTGACCGATTGTCATATGCGGAATACTCCAAATACCAATCAAAACACCCAGCATAATCGGGTGACGGACCAGCTTGTATAAAAGTGGCATTTTAAAACTAATTTGTGGTATCGGTTTCTTAACAAGATTAAACCATATTTGCTGCAAGCCAAACAACTCAAAATGATTTATCAAGAAAGATGAGAATACAATCAAGCCCCACCCAATCCATGATAAACTAAAAACAAAAACCTGGGCAATTTCATTTTGAATAGTCCAAACGGTTATTGGGATCGGGCGCCATTGCCATAAAATCAATGATAAAACTATTCCGGTCATTAATATAAATGTACTGCGCTCTGCGGCAGCAGGGATAATTTTTGTAATAGCCTTCTTAAATCCTTTGCGCGCCATAACTGCATGCTGTACCCCAAACAATACAATCAAAGCAATATTAATAAGTAGAGATTCTGCCATTGGACCTGGCAAACCAGAATCTATTGTTTTTGGCAAAAATGAAAGGTTGCCCATAAATCCGAACCAATATATTAGAGCGCCCAATCCTATTAAATATGAGATTGTTCCATATAGAAATACTAGTGTACGTTTCATACGCACCTCCTTTGCTTGGTTAAACATTGGAGTAATAATAAGCTTGTATTATGGCGACCTGTTATAACAAATCGTCCAAATGTTGGTAATTTTAGTTCAGGAGAGGCTATTGTTTAAAAAAAAGATGCTTATTTATTTTGACTGGAGGTAATCAGAAGGAGAGATATTATATTTTTTTTGGAAACATTTTGAAAAATAGGAAAGGCTGTTAAACCCCGTCTTAAAAGCAATTTCTGAAATATTACCTTTTTGTTTCGCCAATAATTTTAATGCTTTGTTTAAACGATAATCTTTCAATAAGGTATTTGGTGATTTTCCAATAAGGGTGATCATTTTACGGTATAGTTGTGATTTGCTCAAACCCAATTGAGTATTGAAATCGTCAACTTTTAAAGAGGTATCATTCCATACTTTTTCCATGTAATCCATTACTTGATTTAAAAATAATTCATCCGCTGTAGTTAGGGAAAATACCGGATCAGATTCTTTAAATCCTTTTAGACTTTCATTTTTATAAAGATCCTTAACTTCTGAAGATAATATTATTGACTCTTTTTCGATCTTACACATACGTTCCGCTAATTTAATGGCCGTTTCAAAAAAGTGTTCATGCTCAGTAACCGGGGCATCACCACTTAAGCTTATTTTCATAACAAAACCACAGTCCTCTGAGCTTTTTAAAATATTTTTATATTGAGATTGTATTTTAAGTGCACAATTAACTGCATTAGTTATGGAATAGAAAGAAGCTAAAAACTTCTCACGACTTTGGTTTACAACCCTCCCCTCAAATTCAAGAATTGATTCAACTATTTCTTTGTTTAACCTTTTCAGATATGCAATTGACTGATTTAAAGGATTTTGGTCTAAATCAATAACCATTATTGCTCTAAATGCCGCTTCATTAATTGGTACCTCTGTGACCGGTGCAGTTGTTGGATGTTCAATTCTACCTAAAAAAGACTCAACCACATCTGGATCAACTTTTATTATTCTATGAGCTACTTCACCATGAGAAGCATTATGCATGTCTTGTAAAGCTTGTTTATTAGGAGCATTTACTAAACAAAAAGCCGTTTTTCTATCGTTATCAAACCAATATGTTAGGACGGTACAATTAAACAGATGCTGAACTTTATAATCCGCAGCGTGCAGTTCTGCCGCCATTTGCGGTGTTACAGCTTCGGGGACATTATGACGATCCATGTACAATGGCATTTATAGCCTCCCTTTTTTGTTTTCAGTAAATATTGTCAAGAAGAGGTTGCTGACAATCGAAAAAATTATTATTGAGAGTTATATGTATAACAGAGAATTATTTTCTATCTAATACAAGAGTGTAACAAAATAAATGACAATAAATTCCAATAGTAAATTCGTATGAAAAGATATTCTTATAATAATAGGGTCATTCTTTTAGAGATGCAGGCAATGAGCTCGATCCCCGTAAAGAAATAACAAACAGTATAGGAATTTGTAAGTAGTAAGTGATTATTCGGCCAAAGTAGCGAAATATTTGTAACGGTTAAATGCCAGACTCAGGCATAGCAATGGATTCGAGTTTTATGTTCTGAATTAAAGTTTCAATTTTATTTCGATCAAAGCCAATACTATTTCTACATCTTTATCCGAGAGTACAGTCAAAGTAAAAGGCCTTATTTTACCATACCTTTTAGCATTTTTAAATTCTTCTATTAATTCTGTTGGAATTGCACTTTGCATTAGAAACGGTTCGACTTTATCGCCAAAATAAAAAGTAACCAGGAATGCATTTTTTTGAATAGAAAGCCAAAATATCGTTTTTTTCTTTTTGGTTAATTTAAAAAGCCAGGATTTACCATCGTTATAATAACGCCATTCTTCGTTAAAGTCCGGATGGCCATCATGAATTTTATTGAAAAGGGATTCCCAAAAAGATTTAGATTCTCCGATATGAGAAAAAATTATTTCCTCAGTGGGATATTGACTTTGGTCTGAAAGAATTTGTTCATTCATTTAATTTTCCTTTTTGAAAATAAAACTTAGAAACTCAAAGTTAATCACATTTTCATGACCGTCGTTTTTAAAGCGAAGCATGACATTTTTCTTAGGATCAATTGCAAAACAAAATTCGTTTAGTTTGACAGGTTTGATTTCATAATTAAAACTGGGTCTTTCCTTAAACCTTAAAAAAAGTTTTTTATTCTTGGGATAAATGTTAGCGGAAGCGCTTCGACCTGCTACAGCATATTGTCCTACATATCTATTGAGGTCATGTTTATTTTGTTTATCAGGTTCCTTAGCTTTTTCTTCTTTTAAAACGGGGATAAACTTTTCATAAATAATTTTTGTTAGTCTTTTCTCCGGCCCGATGTATCCTTGTGGATAATTACAATTCGTCATTATTACAACACCAAATTTAAGTTCCGGTATAACTTCAGCCTTGGCAAAGAAGCCCCAATGCCCACCCGCATGTGTAATCACCTGGTACCCGTCTTTATAATAAATTCCCCAACCTATTCCGTATGTGTCTTTACCTTGCATTGTTTGCGGCGTACGCATGCAGCGCAAACCATCACCGCTTATTATTTGTTTCCTACCATCAATTTGATCCCGAAATTGTAAAGAGATAAAACGTGCAATATCTTCGCTTGTTGAATACAACCCGCCGGAATATTTTAAAACATCCAATTCCCAATCGGGTGATACAAAACGCTCAAAGTTTGGCTCAAGATATGTATAACCTACAGCAAAACGGCTTCTTTGCTCCTCATTGAGGTTAAAACCTGAATCATTCATTTTAAGGGGATTAAGTATCTTACTTTTAACATATTTTTCAAAATTCACTTTTGCTGTTCTTTCAAGAGCCATTCCAAGCAATTGATATCCAAAGTTTGAATAATGCGGTTTGGTATTAGGGACATATCGGATTTCAACTTGATCCAGTGTCGTTAGCAAATCATTTTTTGTTACACCCCAAACAATTTGTTCTTTACCCCGTGATACAATCCACATTAAATTTGAAAGATAATGCCAAAAGCCCTGATTGGCATCTACATTGAGACCAGATGTATGGGTTGCAAGTTGATGTAAAGTTGTAGGACCCGTATTAATTGGATACGTTGGTTTATAGGCAGGAATGTGCTTAATTAAGGGATCATTTAAATTTACAATTCCCTTCTCGGCCATTTGCATCAACATCGTTGCGGTAAATAATTTTGTGATTGAACCGACACGGTAAATTGTTTTTGTAGTTGCAGGCACATTTTTATCAATATCGGCCAAGCCAAATGCTTGAGAATATATTATTTCCTGATCATGGACAAGTGAGATAGAAAGACTTGGCCAGCCACGCTGATCCATTAAACTTTTACAAGTTTCTGGCATTGCATTAATCAGTGAATCAATAGAGGTTTGAGAAGTTCCGGGGGCAATAATCATAACAGAAAAAAGAAAACTATATATAGCTTTTTTTATTTTAATATATCCCATCAGTTTCGCCTTTGTTAAGGTAGATGCCATTGATAGTTAATATTTTTTATGAGCTAATCGATAGCTCAATTAATGTATGCGGGAGTAATGATGCGGTTGGTACATTATTTTTCTAAACTTAAAAAAAGTGTATTACCTTGGGTTATATGCTGCGTTTTGTAATCACATGTTCTTCGTTTAATTGAAGCAGATCCCAAAGATTACCATATAAATCCTTGAACACTGCAACCATGCCATAATCCTGTTTTTTAGGTTCTCTTACGAATTCTATTCCCTTTGATTTCATGTTATTATAATCACGCCAAAAATCATCACTATTAAGAAAGAGAAAAACACGACCACCAGATTGATTTCCTATAAAAGGTTCTTGTTCTGGTTTAGAAGCACGGGCTAATAATAAGCTCACTCCATTAGACCCTGGAGGTGAAACAACGACCCATCGTTTTTCTTGCTCAGGCTGATACGTATCCTCAATCAACTCAAAATTCAGTTTTTGTGTAAAAAACTCGATTGCCTCATCATAGTCCCTCACTACCAATGCAATATGTACAATAGATTGTTTCATTTTTTTCTGTCTTTTATTTAAGCCAATTTACAAATATTAAAATAGCTAAATAAGCACCTAAAAAAAGGAGTGAGAATTTGTCTTTTGAGAATTAATAACCATAGTTAAAACTAAAACTGGGTTAAGAATTATTTGAGGTAAATTAATAAAAAGTACCGGCTTAATAAAGCTATTTTTTAACTAGGTTATTTCCAAATTTTGCCAATTTTTGGCGAAGTTCATCGAGGCGAACAGGCTTACTTAAATAATCATCCATACCAGCTTCAAAACACAGCTGTTTATCTTCAGGTGTTGCGTTCGCGGTCAAAGCAATAATCGCGGGCCGATTGGTGCTCCATTCTTTTAATACATGGCGGGTTGCTTGCAAACCATCCATCTCCGGCATTTGGATATCCATAAAAATCACATCGAAATCCTGATCTTTCAATTTAGAAATTACTTCTAACCCGGTGCTGGCTAAGCTGGCATCATAACCCAATTGTGCGAGCATTCTTAAAGCGACTTTTTGATTGACAATATTATCTTCGGCCAAAAGAATGCGTAACGTTTTAGATTTACTAATTTCACTTTTAAAAGGAGCGTTTATTTCTTTTTTCTTTTCTTTCTGATAAACATTTCTAATTGTCTTAAAAAATTCAATAGGTTTTAGCGGTTTTGAAATATGATAATCCCAGTTTTTATCTATTTCATGATTTTCCGTTAGAAGTATTTTTTTTGCGTTCCCAAACTTTAAACTATCCATATTTCCAATAGATACTGCTTCATCCACTATTACAATATCTGCTGTACCGCTGATTGGCCCCTTGAATTGATCAATCAAATCAACAGATGCCCCCCAGTTTTCTAAATATAATTTTAAATGCTCAGCAATTGGTTTATAATCATGGATCAAAACAATACTCTTATCTTGAATTATTTTCTCAGACCAGTTCATTTTATTATGCTTGGCTTGTTTGCATTTAATTGTAAACCCAAATTCCGATCCAACAGATTCTGTGCTTTTAACCCAGATATGACCACCTGCCATTTCAATAATTTTTTTACTAATGGCCAGCCCGAGACCCGTTCCCCCGTATTTGCGGGTTGTGGATGTATCAGCCTGAGAAAAGGCATTAAACAAACTTTTTTGATTTTCTGCAGAAATTCCGATGCCTGTATCTTCAATAATAAAACGGATCATGAATATTCCAGAATCCGATTTCAGGATACTTTTCTCTTGGGCATCTACTTTAAGAATTACATGTCCCCGATCTGTAAATTTTAATGCATTCCCAATAAGATTTATTAATACTTGCTGGAGGCGTTTGGAATCACCAAATATGCTTAATGGAACACTGGGATCAATATACAATCCAAGCTGCAATTCCCTTCCGTAAGACTGTACCCTAAACATATCTAAAATCTCAGTTAAGAAGGTTCCAAGGTCAAACGGCTTATTTTCGAGCTTCAACTTTCCTGCATCTATTTTGGAAAGATCAAGAATATCATTAATGATGTGTAATAATGCATCACCGGAGTTTTGAATTATATCTACATATTCTTTTTGTTCATGGGACAGCTTTGTATTATCCAGCAATTCACTCGAGCCAATCACGGCATTCATTGGAGTTCGTAACTCATGGCTCATATTTGCAAGAAACATTGCCTTTGCTTCCATTGCAGATTCAGCCTGACGTTTAGCTTTGTCCAAATCAATAGATTTAATTCTTAATTGCTCATTATCAAAAAGCCCAGTCCAATAATTTTTACCTTGTTTTTTTGCAAGCATAGCAAAATAAAAATTAAACATGATTCCCGCTGCGGCCATTGCAAATCCGAAAGTATTAAAGGAATAAATTGATACTATAACTGGAAGCCCCAATAACAAATATAGAAAGTTCTTGTAAATTTTTTCATCAGCGGAAAATGCAGTAGAACCTCCAGCCGCAAGACCTGCAGAACCAGCCGTAAAAACAAGTGCCGTATTACTTGTACCATCCCAAATAATATTTATTGAACCAAACGCACCCCAAAGAAATGCCGATGCAAAAATTGCCCCCACAAATCTTCTGCGCCAATTTGCCGGATTTAAATCGTAGTTTTTTTCAAAATTTTTATAGGAATAGAAGCGGGAGACAGCCACAATAAAACACAAAAAAGACATTCCAAAGACTAAAAAAGGCCGTTTTAGAATATAATAATCTGGTACACATATTAGAATAAGGCCAATTGAATATATGAATCCACCAACCGCACCGCGTTCTGCTAAATGCTGATGCATTCTCCGGTGAAACGTTTCTTTTTTAAGTTCTGGACTTGATTGATTATCTGATATATTCAATTTATTGAATTTAAGATTATTATATATTTACTCCTTGGAGTAATTATTTTTCGACATATCCATCTTAAACATAAATTTAATACAAATGGTAAGTTAGCTATAAGAAGGTTAGTAGAGTTTTCAAAACTAGAAAAATTACATTTACTTAATTCTTAATTTTATTTCTATCAAAACCTGTGTGTTTTCTATGGCCATCTGTTTTTGGCGGTCTTAAATTGATTCTTTTAGTCTGAAATGCTGTTTTCCATTATAAGCGGTTCTGCTTTGTCACCATTCTTCATTGAAATCGGAAAGACTCTCAAAATGTTATTAAACAACACTTCCCAAAATATTTTGGATTTGCCTTTATTAGAAAAAATTATTTCCTCGGTAGGATATTGATCTTTGTTTGAAAGTATTTTTTATTTCCATTTGTTTCTAATACCTCAAGATTCGTTAAGGAATAAAAAATTACTGATATGAATCCATAACTTTTTTGTTTAATTGTTCATTTTGCCCAATATTTGCATTTCATATTACATCTATGGCTTCATCTTATCAAAAGTATATAATTCGCTTAATTAAGTCCTTTTTCAACTACCTTCGGCGAATTCTTCTTATAACACACTAAGTGACTTTCATTGTATTTTTGCATAACTTTTGACTGTTTTGCAGGCTTAATAGCCAGTTCACTTTTTTCTGCACCCAATAACTGTTTCAAACATTTTGCCACAATTATCAACATATACTTCTCCGGTAATATGGTCAGTAATAAAGCTCTTGTTTATAGAGACTTCCTATTAAATTTTCTTGATATAGTTGAAATATCCTGCCCGATCATAAAGAAACAAGGGATTAACACTAAAGTAAGCGGTGTTGCAAAAATCAAACCCCAACCTAAAGCCAATGCCATCGGAGCCATAAAAATAGCAGTCCCGCCCAAACCATATGCCAGGGGAAGCAGTGCCGCAACAGTTGTTAATGTTGTCATTATTATTGACCTTAGCCTGTCCGCCGTTCCTTCTGCAATTAGTTCACGCATCGCAACACCTTCTTTACTTTTTCTTAGATTATTAATATGGCTGACAAGAACAAGTGAATCGTTAACCACAACACCAGACAAGCCGATAACACCCATCATAGCCATAAAGCTCATCGGTTCATCATGAAACCCAAAAGCGATTATGACACCAGATATCCCAAATGGAATGGCCATTAAAACAATAATTGGTTGAGTAAAAGAGTTGAATAAAAGTACCAGTAAAAAGAAGATGGAAACCACGGCAATAATGAGTGTTTTAAATAAACCATCAATAGATTCTTCTGTTTCCATTGCTTCACCAGCTAAACCAAGTTGAAGCCCGGCCCAATCTTTGTCTACATTGAAATGCGCAAATACTGAATCTGTAACTTCTAAAGAAGTAATTATATCCTGATCGACACCAGCTTCAATTGTAACGGTACGCTCTCCATCAAAATGACGGATATCAGGTTTACCAGGGCCAGACTTGAGCCACGCTATTTCCTTTAAAGGAATCAGTCTTCCACGATCATTTGGAATTAACAACTCTCTTAAGTAGCTAAGTCTCCTTCGTACTTTTTCCTGAATCATTACCCGGAAGTCCACATCTTCATCACCATATCTTACACTGGTTACTGCTTCACCATCATAAGCGATCCGGATATTTTGCGCTACATCTTCTACTGTTAAACCCAAGCGGGCAAGTTTATCATAATTAATTTTTATTTCCACCTGAGATTTGCCCCCTGCATCATCGCGCCCAATTCCACTTACACCCGCTATACTTTCTAAAAATACTTCTATCGAATCAGCAAACTCTGTACGCAAAGTATCATTTGATCCTACAATTTGGAGACTAACAGCTTTTCCAACTGGTGGGCCACCTGTTAAAATTTCATACGTTATTTTAGAAAATCCATTCAGATTTTTTGTTAATTCACGCAGACTGTCTACAATCTCTTCGGCTCTTCGCTCTCTTTGAGTATAAGGTGTGAGAAGAACGGACATAGCTGCAAAATTTTCACTTTCTGCGCCAATTGAAACATTGATTCCAATTCTGGAATTAAACGCGACCAATTCTGTTTCTGATAATTCTGATATAAGCGCTTCTACTTCTTTCACTTTATCAGATGTGGTTTCTAATGGCGTTCCTATTGGTAGTTCCATCATTATATAAAATTGTCTTGCCATACCGCCGGGAAAAAGAATCATTTTCATTTGATTGCCCGCAAACCACAATGAGGCTGCAAGGACACCAATAAAAAGTAAAACCAGTACATACCGGAAGGTTAAAAATTTGTTTACTATTCTTTTGTATAGATCCCGCACGCCTTGAAACCAATTACGTTTTACCGATTGAGGTTTAATCTTTTTTAATCCCGGAACAAGGTGTGCCGGTAATGCTACCAATACTTCAAACAGTGAAACAAGAAGCGCTAAGCTAATTGCCAGGGGAATTGGAATAACATATTTACCAAAAATACCAGGCATAAAAAACATTGGCGCAAATACTAAAAAGGTTGTGAGTACAGTTGTTACTACCGGGCCAAAAACTTCGCTAATTCCATTTACCGCTGCATCAACCGGTGAGTCTCCATCTTCTCTTTTGCGTGTAATATTTTCAGAAATGATTATGGCGTCATCGACCACAATCCCCATTACAAGAATTAAACCGGCAAGTGTAATTATATCTAAAAATCCATCAAACATTGGGATTAGGAAAACAGCTCCCAAAAAGGCAACAGGTATACCCATAGCAACCCAAAAAGAAACACGGAAATTAAGAAAGATAGGAAGGATTAGAAGCACAAGAATAAGACCAATCCAGCCATTATTAAGTACTACATCAAAACTTATACGCACATCTCGTGATGTATCATTAAGGTAGCTCAACTCAGCACCATCGGGAAGCATTTCATTTTCAGTTTCTATCAGCTCCTTAATAGCATCGCATGTTTCAATAACATCTGCATTTGAACTCATTTGTACCAAAAAGCTGATGGCTGTTTTACCATTAAACCTGGAAAGGACTTTATCTTCTTTAAAACCATCTTTTACTTTTGCAAGGTTTTTTACTTTAATCAATGGGCCATCAAAAGTGGAACGAACAACCACATCTTCAACCTCAGAAGGGTCTTCAAATTGTGCAAGGGTAACCAAATCCCGTTCACTGGTATAAGACTCAAAAGCACCGTTGGTACCGCTAATATTTCTTCTCTTTATGGCATTTATAATTTCACGTAAAGGAATTTGATACGACTCAACAGCAACAGGAGAAACTTCTACAACAACTTCCCTAGCACGATAACCATATTTTGTTAGCTGAGACACCCCGGGAACCCTTTTTAATTTTTTCTCAAACAAGCGGGCTTTTTCTCTCAATTCTTTATAAGGCAACTCCCCGGCAAGTCCCACTTCTATGATCGGATTGTCTGATTGCTTTAATTCATCCACCTTTGGTGATTCTGTAACTTCAGCAGGAAAATCTGTGACTCGGCCAACCGCTTCTCTAATATCACTTTTTACCTTATCCTGATCAGGATCATCTATTTCTATAACAACGGTAATCATTGAAACATTTTCCATAGATACAGATGAGATTTTATTTATACCTGTAACTGTTTGCAGTTCTTTCTCTAATTTATTAGTTACATTGCGCTCAACATCTTCCGGTGATGCACCCGGATAAATAGTTGTAATATTTACCATACCAAAATCTACCGCAGGGTATGTATCTCTTTTTAACCCTATAAGAGTTGTTATACCCAAAAGAATTATCATTGCAGTAAAGAGCAGGGCAAGCATTTGGCGCTCTGCAAAAAAGCGAAATACAGTTTTCATTTGTAATACTCCAATTTCTATTAGTTGTAAACCATGTCCATTAATGAATTATATTCA harbors:
- a CDS encoding efflux RND transporter permease subunit — its product is MKTVFRFFAERQMLALLFTAMIILLGITTLIGLKRDTYPAVDFGMVNITTIYPGASPEDVERNVTNKLEKELQTVTGINKISSVSMENVSMITVVIEIDDPDQDKVKSDIREAVGRVTDFPAEVTESPKVDELKQSDNPIIEVGLAGELPYKELREKARLFEKKLKRVPGVSQLTKYGYRAREVVVEVSPVAVESYQIPLREIINAIKRRNISGTNGAFESYTSERDLVTLAQFEDPSEVEDVVVRSTFDGPLIKVKNLAKVKDGFKEDKVLSRFNGKTAISFLVQMSSNADVIETCDAIKELIETENEMLPDGAELSYLNDTSRDVRISFDVVLNNGWIGLILVLLILPIFLNFRVSFWVAMGIPVAFLGAVFLIPMFDGFLDIITLAGLILVMGIVVDDAIIISENITRKREDGDSPVDAAVNGISEVFGPVVTTVLTTFLVFAPMFFMPGIFGKYVIPIPLAISLALLVSLFEVLVALPAHLVPGLKKIKPQSVKRNWFQGVRDLYKRIVNKFLTFRYVLVLLFIGVLAASLWFAGNQMKMILFPGGMARQFYIMMELPIGTPLETTSDKVKEVEALISELSETELVAFNSRIGINVSIGAESENFAAMSVLLTPYTQRERRAEEIVDSLRELTKNLNGFSKITYEILTGGPPVGKAVSLQIVGSNDTLRTEFADSIEVFLESIAGVSGIGRDDAGGKSQVEIKINYDKLARLGLTVEDVAQNIRIAYDGEAVTSVRYGDEDVDFRVMIQEKVRRRLSYLRELLIPNDRGRLIPLKEIAWLKSGPGKPDIRHFDGERTVTIEAGVDQDIITSLEVTDSVFAHFNVDKDWAGLQLGLAGEAMETEESIDGLFKTLIIAVVSIFFLLVLLFNSFTQPIIVLMAIPFGISGVIIAFGFHDEPMSFMAMMGVIGLSGVVVNDSLVLVSHINNLRKSKEGVAMRELIAEGTADRLRSIIMTTLTTVAALLPLAYGLGGTAIFMAPMALALGWGLIFATPLTLVLIPCFFMIGQDISTISRKFNRKSL
- a CDS encoding response regulator; amino-acid sequence: MHQHLAERGAVGGFIYSIGLILICVPDYYILKRPFLVFGMSFLCFIVAVSRFYSYKNFEKNYDLNPANWRRRFVGAIFASAFLWGAFGSINIIWDGTSNTALVFTAGSAGLAAGGSTAFSADEKIYKNFLYLLLGLPVIVSIYSFNTFGFAMAAAGIMFNFYFAMLAKKQGKNYWTGLFDNEQLRIKSIDLDKAKRQAESAMEAKAMFLANMSHELRTPMNAVIGSSELLDNTKLSHEQKEYVDIIQNSGDALLHIINDILDLSKIDAGKLKLENKPFDLGTFLTEILDMFRVQSYGRELQLGLYIDPSVPLSIFGDSKRLQQVLINLIGNALKFTDRGHVILKVDAQEKSILKSDSGIFMIRFIIEDTGIGISAENQKSLFNAFSQADTSTTRKYGGTGLGLAISKKIIEMAGGHIWVKSTESVGSEFGFTIKCKQAKHNKMNWSEKIIQDKSIVLIHDYKPIAEHLKLYLENWGASVDLIDQFKGPISGTADIVIVDEAVSIGNMDSLKFGNAKKILLTENHEIDKNWDYHISKPLKPIEFFKTIRNVYQKEKKKEINAPFKSEISKSKTLRILLAEDNIVNQKVALRMLAQLGYDASLASTGLEVISKLKDQDFDVIFMDIQMPEMDGLQATRHVLKEWSTNRPAIIALTANATPEDKQLCFEAGMDDYLSKPVRLDELRQKLAKFGNNLVKK